From one Bacteroides eggerthii genomic stretch:
- a CDS encoding DUF3810 domain-containing protein: MKHNIGISGIRVKSNSLLLALFLLLVWCVQIVPGLGNAYAQYVYPAIARVLSSFSRLVPFAIGDLFIALSIAGLLLYPVYARHIRKQRWKSILLADAKYLLWVYVWFYLAWGLNYSQKNFYERTHIPYIAYTPENFQKFVDSYIKNLNGSYTDITSIDETLACHESVRAYNQISDSLGVHRPFHQSPRVKTMLFTPLISMVGVTGSMGPFFCEFTLNGDLLPSQYPATYAHELAHLLGITSEAEANFYAYQVCTRSQVKEIRFSGYFSILPHVLGNARRLMNEEEYAQLLQRIRPEIIRLAQTNSEYWMKKYNPVIGSIQDRIYDLYLKGNKIESGRKNYSEVVGLLISYEEWKKNRIFAPVINQQ, from the coding sequence ATGAAGCATAACATAGGCATATCAGGAATAAGGGTCAAAAGCAATTCATTACTTTTGGCACTTTTTTTACTGCTTGTATGGTGTGTACAGATAGTGCCCGGCTTGGGAAATGCTTATGCCCAATATGTGTATCCGGCTATTGCCCGGGTACTTTCCTCTTTCTCCCGACTGGTACCATTTGCCATCGGCGACTTGTTCATTGCGCTAAGCATCGCCGGCCTGCTTCTTTACCCTGTCTATGCGCGCCACATCCGCAAGCAGAGGTGGAAGTCCATTCTGCTTGCAGACGCCAAGTATCTTCTATGGGTGTACGTATGGTTCTATCTGGCATGGGGATTGAACTACTCGCAAAAGAACTTCTACGAACGGACACACATCCCCTATATCGCGTACACTCCCGAAAACTTCCAGAAGTTTGTAGACAGCTACATCAAAAATCTGAACGGTTCTTACACAGACATTACATCCATCGATGAAACGTTGGCGTGCCATGAAAGCGTACGAGCATACAATCAAATCAGTGACTCGTTAGGAGTGCATCGCCCTTTTCACCAATCACCTCGCGTAAAGACAATGCTGTTCACCCCCTTGATTTCGATGGTAGGCGTCACCGGCAGCATGGGGCCTTTCTTCTGTGAATTCACCCTGAACGGCGACTTGCTTCCTTCGCAATACCCCGCCACTTACGCACACGAGCTTGCTCACCTGCTGGGCATCACCAGCGAAGCGGAAGCCAACTTCTACGCCTATCAGGTATGTACCCGTTCGCAGGTGAAGGAGATTCGCTTCAGCGGCTATTTCTCCATATTGCCGCATGTGCTGGGCAATGCCCGGAGACTTATGAATGAAGAAGAATATGCACAACTCCTCCAGCGCATACGTCCCGAAATTATCAGACTGGCGCAAACAAACAGCGAATACTGGATGAAGAAATACAACCCCGTAATCGGCAGTATTCAGGACCGGATATACGACTTATACCTGAAAGGCAACAAAATAGAAAGCGGACGGAAAAATTATTCGGAGGTAGTAGGTCTGCTGATTTCGTATGAGGAGTGGAAGAAAAATCGTATCTTTGCACCAGTCATTAACCAACAGTAA
- a CDS encoding valine--tRNA ligase has translation MELASKYNPADVEGKWYQYWLDHKLFSSKPDGREPYTIVIPPPNVTGVLHMGHMLNNTIQDILVRRARMEGKNACWVPGTDHASIATEAKVVNKLAAQGIKKTDLTRDEFLKYAWEWTDEHGGIILKQLRKLGASCDWDRTAFTMDEKRSESVLKVFVDLYNKGLIYRGVRMVNWDPKALTALSDEEVIYKEEHSKLYYLKYYVADDDMSGETGAEGEVVHRDASGRRYAVVATTRPETIMGDTAMCINPADPKNQWLKGKKVIVPLVNRVIPVIQDDYVDVEFGTGCLKVTPAHDVNDYMLGEKYNLPAIDIFNDNGTLSEAAGLYVGMDRFDVREQIEKDLQHAGLLEKVEAYTNKVGFSERTNVAIEPKLSMQWFLKMQHFADMALPPVMNDDLKFYPAKYKNTYKNWLENIKDWCISRQLWWGHRIPAYFLPEGGYVVAATPEEALKLAQEKTGNPALKAEDLRQDEDCLDTWFSSWLWPISLFDGILNPGNEEINYYYPTSDLVTGPDIIFFWVARMIMAGYEYEGKMPFKNVYFTGIVRDKLGRKMSKSLGNSPDPLDLIDRYGADGVRMGMMLSAPAGNDILFDDALCEQGRNFNNKIWNAFRLIKGWEVSAEVPMPEAAGLAMRWFESKQNAVAAEVADLFGKYRLSEALMAVYKLFWDEFSSWYLEMIKPAYGQPINKKVYETTIGFFDNLLHLLHPFMPFITEELWQHIFDRKDGESLMVSPISMSTEVDEAFVQQFEVVKEVISNVRSIRLQKNIAQKEALELQVVGENPVAAFDAVIVKMCNLSAISVVEAKADGAAAFMVGTTEYAVPLGNMIDVEAEIARMEAELKHKEGFLQGVLKKLSNEKFVNNAPAAVIEMERKKQADAESIINSLKESIAALKKA, from the coding sequence ATGGAATTAGCAAGTAAGTACAATCCCGCTGACGTAGAGGGAAAGTGGTACCAGTATTGGTTGGACCACAAATTATTCAGTTCTAAACCCGATGGTCGTGAGCCTTACACCATCGTCATTCCGCCCCCTAACGTCACCGGTGTGCTCCACATGGGACACATGCTTAATAATACCATTCAGGATATTCTTGTACGTCGCGCACGTATGGAAGGCAAGAACGCCTGCTGGGTTCCGGGTACGGACCACGCTTCCATTGCCACCGAAGCCAAGGTTGTGAACAAACTTGCCGCACAGGGTATCAAGAAAACGGATCTTACTCGTGATGAATTCCTGAAATACGCTTGGGAATGGACGGACGAACATGGCGGTATCATCCTGAAACAACTCCGCAAGCTGGGTGCTTCCTGCGACTGGGATCGTACTGCTTTTACCATGGACGAGAAGCGTAGCGAAAGCGTGCTCAAAGTATTTGTAGACCTCTACAATAAAGGCCTGATCTATCGTGGCGTACGCATGGTGAACTGGGATCCGAAGGCGCTCACCGCCCTCAGCGATGAAGAGGTTATCTACAAGGAAGAACATAGCAAACTGTATTATCTGAAATACTACGTTGCCGATGATGACATGTCCGGTGAGACGGGGGCCGAAGGTGAAGTGGTTCATCGTGATGCTTCCGGCAGGCGTTATGCCGTAGTGGCTACTACGCGTCCCGAAACAATCATGGGTGATACGGCGATGTGCATTAACCCCGCCGACCCGAAGAACCAATGGTTGAAGGGCAAGAAAGTGATTGTGCCGCTGGTGAACCGGGTTATCCCCGTTATACAGGACGATTATGTGGATGTAGAGTTCGGTACGGGCTGTCTGAAGGTAACTCCCGCGCACGACGTAAATGACTATATGCTGGGCGAGAAATACAACCTGCCTGCCATCGACATCTTCAATGACAACGGAACATTGAGCGAAGCTGCCGGACTCTATGTCGGTATGGACCGTTTTGATGTACGCGAGCAGATAGAAAAGGATTTGCAGCATGCCGGACTGTTGGAAAAGGTGGAGGCCTATACCAACAAGGTCGGCTTCTCCGAGCGTACCAATGTGGCAATCGAGCCGAAGCTCTCCATGCAGTGGTTCCTCAAGATGCAGCACTTTGCCGACATGGCTTTGCCGCCGGTGATGAACGATGACCTGAAATTCTACCCTGCCAAATACAAGAATACCTATAAGAACTGGCTGGAGAACATCAAGGACTGGTGCATCAGCCGCCAGTTGTGGTGGGGACACCGTATTCCTGCCTATTTCCTGCCGGAAGGTGGATATGTGGTGGCAGCCACTCCCGAAGAGGCATTGAAGCTGGCACAGGAGAAGACGGGAAATCCTGCTCTTAAAGCGGAAGATCTGCGTCAGGACGAGGACTGCCTCGACACATGGTTTTCTTCCTGGCTGTGGCCCATCTCTCTGTTCGACGGCATCCTGAATCCGGGCAACGAGGAAATCAACTATTATTATCCCACCAGCGACCTTGTGACCGGACCGGACATTATCTTCTTTTGGGTGGCGCGCATGATTATGGCGGGCTATGAATACGAAGGCAAGATGCCGTTCAAGAATGTTTACTTCACCGGTATCGTACGCGACAAACTGGGACGCAAGATGTCCAAGTCGCTCGGCAATTCACCCGACCCGCTGGATCTGATAGACCGTTACGGCGCCGACGGTGTGCGTATGGGTATGATGCTTTCGGCTCCCGCCGGCAACGACATCCTCTTTGACGATGCGCTTTGTGAACAGGGACGTAACTTCAACAACAAAATATGGAATGCTTTCCGTCTGATCAAGGGTTGGGAAGTAAGTGCCGAAGTGCCCATGCCGGAAGCTGCCGGACTGGCAATGCGCTGGTTTGAGTCCAAACAGAATGCCGTAGCTGCCGAAGTGGCGGACTTGTTTGGCAAGTATCGTTTGAGTGAAGCGTTAATGGCAGTGTACAAGCTCTTCTGGGACGAGTTCTCTTCCTGGTATCTGGAGATGATCAAGCCTGCTTATGGCCAGCCCATCAACAAAAAGGTGTACGAAACGACTATCGGCTTCTTCGATAACCTGTTGCATCTGCTGCATCCGTTCATGCCGTTCATCACCGAGGAACTGTGGCAGCATATCTTCGACCGTAAAGACGGGGAGAGCCTTATGGTGAGTCCTATTTCCATGTCAACGGAAGTTGATGAAGCCTTTGTGCAGCAGTTCGAGGTGGTGAAAGAGGTCATCAGTAATGTACGCTCTATCCGCCTGCAGAAGAACATTGCCCAGAAGGAGGCATTGGAGTTGCAGGTTGTCGGCGAAAATCCGGTGGCTGCTTTCGACGCCGTCATCGTGAAGATGTGCAACCTCTCTGCCATAAGCGTGGTTGAGGCGAAAGCCGACGGTGCTGCCGCCTTCATGGTGGGTACAACGGAATATGCCGTTCCTTTGGGTAACATGATTGATGTGGAAGCCGAAATAGCCCGTATGGAAGCCGAACTGAAACATAAGGAGGGTTTCTTGCAGGGAGTCTTGAAGAAGCTGAGCAACGAGAAGTTCGTGAACAATGCTCCGGCTGCCGTTATTGAAATGGAACGCAAGAAACAGGCGGATGCGGAGAGCATCATCAACTCATTGAAAGAAAGCATTGCCGCTTTGAAAAAGGCGTAA
- a CDS encoding DUF6340 family protein produces the protein MAKYYHYLLLSCLLLLAGCQSVEYLAIDYMLPADVSFPPSLKRVGVVNNMPAVPENKPILAKEKKKDDFEIARKVDYYNGNATIATETLAEALADENYFNEVIICDSALRTGDITPREAMLSQEEVNRLVDNLDVDFLIALENVQIHTTRKIKYMRDWGVYYGTVDAKVYPTVSVYLPNRGTPMVTVNSKDSIFWEEAGNGPFVQSHLISEEDVIKQASEFAGTIPVKKLLPYWKTASRYLFCGGSVNMRDAAVYVREKQWETAIDLWKQTYATKKGKKKMQAAYNLAVGYEMLDSITTAVGWALKAQTEARIVDGVDKKDLTHLTQADLPNYVLTTLYVTELKEREEGLARLNMQMQRFNNDF, from the coding sequence ATGGCTAAATACTATCATTATCTGTTATTGTCTTGTTTGCTACTTTTGGCAGGCTGCCAAAGCGTTGAATATCTCGCTATCGACTATATGCTACCGGCGGATGTCAGTTTCCCGCCAAGCCTGAAGCGGGTGGGCGTCGTCAACAACATGCCCGCAGTTCCGGAAAACAAGCCTATCCTCGCCAAAGAGAAGAAGAAAGACGACTTTGAAATAGCCCGGAAGGTGGACTATTACAACGGCAATGCCACCATTGCCACCGAAACACTTGCCGAAGCGCTTGCTGATGAGAACTACTTCAACGAAGTGATAATCTGCGACTCTGCCCTGCGCACCGGCGACATCACTCCGCGAGAGGCAATGCTATCACAGGAAGAAGTGAACCGGCTGGTGGATAATCTGGACGTAGATTTCCTCATCGCACTGGAAAACGTGCAGATACACACCACCCGCAAAATAAAGTATATGCGCGACTGGGGTGTCTACTACGGAACGGTGGACGCCAAAGTCTATCCCACCGTCAGTGTCTATCTGCCCAATCGCGGCACACCTATGGTGACCGTCAACAGTAAAGACAGCATCTTCTGGGAGGAAGCCGGAAACGGGCCTTTCGTACAGTCCCACCTCATCAGCGAAGAAGACGTGATAAAACAAGCCTCTGAATTTGCCGGAACCATCCCCGTAAAGAAGCTGTTGCCCTATTGGAAAACAGCCAGCCGATACCTCTTCTGCGGCGGTTCGGTGAATATGCGCGATGCCGCCGTATATGTCAGGGAGAAGCAATGGGAAACCGCCATCGACTTGTGGAAGCAGACCTACGCCACCAAAAAAGGGAAGAAAAAGATGCAGGCTGCCTATAATCTGGCTGTCGGCTACGAGATGCTGGACAGCATCACCACTGCTGTCGGCTGGGCTTTGAAAGCACAAACCGAAGCACGCATTGTGGACGGCGTAGACAAAAAAGATTTGACTCACCTGACCCAGGCAGACCTCCCCAACTACGTCCTCACAACCCTTTACGTCACCGAATTAAAAGAACGTGAAGAAGGCTTGGCACGCCTAAACATGCAAATGCAACGATTTAATAATGATTTTTAG
- the secA gene encoding preprotein translocase subunit SecA, with protein MGFNEFLSSIFGNKATRDMKEIKPWVDKVKAAYPEIVALDNDALRAKTEELKAYIRNSAAEQRAKVEELKASVENTELEEREELFAQIDKIEKEILDTYEKALDEVLPVAFSIVKETAKRFSENEEIVVTATEFDRHLAATKDFVRIEGDKAIYQNHWVAGGNDTLWNMVHYDVQLFGGVVLHKGKIAEMATGEGKTLVATLPVFLNALTGNGVHVVTVNDYLAKRDSEWMGPLYMFHGLSVDCIDRHQPNSDARRQAYLADITFGTNNEFGFDYLRDNMAISPKDLVQRQHNYAIVDEVDSVLIDDARTPLIISGPVPKGDDQLFEQLRPQVERLVEAQKKLATQYLADAKRLIASNDKKEQEEGFLALYRSHKCLPKNKALIKFLSEQGIKAGMLKTEEIYMEQNNKRMHEVTDPLYFVIDEKLNSVDLTDKGVDLISGNSEDPTFFVLPDITAQLSELENEKELTDEERLAKKDALMTNFAIKSERVHTINQLLKAYTMFEKDDEYVVIDGQVKIVDEQTGRIMEGRRYSDGLHQAIEAKEGVKVEAATQTFATITLQNYFRMYHKLSGMTGTAETEAGELWDIYKLDVVVIPTNRPIARNDMNDRVYKTKREKYKAVIEEIEKMVEAGRPVLVGTTSVEISEMLSKMLTMRKIEHNVLNAKLHQKEADIVAKAGLSCAVTIATNMAGRGTDIKLSPEVKAAGGLAIIGTERHESRRVDRQLRGRAGRQGDPGSSVFFVSLEDDLMRLFSSDRIAGVMDRLGFKEGEMIEHSMISKSIERAQKKVEENNFGIRKRLLEYDDVMNKQRTVVYTKRRHALMGERIGMDIVNMIWDRCANAIEAPTYEDCKMDLLQTLAMETPFTEEEFRNEKKEKLADKAFDAAMELFKRKTERMAQIAYPVIKQVYENQGHMYENILIPITDGKRMYNISCNLKAAYESECKEVVKSFEKSILLHVIDEAWKENLRELDDLKHSVQNASYEQKDPLLIYKLESVNLFDTMVDKINNQTVSILMRGQIPVQEPQEVRQAAPEQRQDLSKYREQKQDLSDPNQQAAAQHDTREQQKREPIRAEKTVGRNDPCPCGSGKKYKNCHGKNA; from the coding sequence ATGGGATTTAATGAATTTTTAAGCTCGATTTTCGGAAATAAGGCTACTCGCGACATGAAGGAAATAAAGCCATGGGTAGACAAAGTAAAAGCCGCCTATCCGGAAATAGTCGCATTGGACAATGACGCCCTGCGCGCTAAAACCGAAGAACTGAAGGCATACATCCGCAACTCGGCAGCAGAACAACGCGCCAAAGTGGAAGAGCTGAAAGCAAGCGTTGAAAACACAGAGCTGGAAGAACGTGAGGAACTCTTTGCTCAAATAGACAAAATAGAAAAAGAGATTCTGGATACTTACGAAAAGGCACTGGACGAGGTTTTGCCCGTTGCCTTCTCCATCGTAAAAGAGACGGCCAAACGCTTCTCCGAAAATGAGGAGATCGTAGTGACCGCTACGGAGTTCGACCGCCATCTCGCCGCTACCAAAGACTTTGTACGCATCGAAGGTGACAAAGCCATTTACCAGAACCACTGGGTGGCCGGCGGCAACGACACGCTATGGAACATGGTGCACTACGATGTGCAGCTGTTTGGCGGTGTGGTATTGCACAAAGGCAAGATTGCCGAAATGGCAACCGGTGAAGGTAAGACATTGGTTGCCACCCTGCCGGTATTCCTCAACGCACTGACCGGAAACGGCGTACATGTGGTAACCGTCAACGACTATCTGGCAAAACGTGACTCCGAATGGATGGGCCCGCTCTATATGTTCCATGGTTTGAGCGTGGACTGCATCGACAGGCATCAACCCAACTCCGACGCACGCCGCCAAGCTTATCTTGCGGACATCACTTTCGGTACGAACAATGAATTTGGTTTCGACTACCTGCGCGACAATATGGCTATCAGCCCGAAAGACCTCGTACAGCGCCAGCACAATTACGCAATCGTCGATGAAGTGGACTCTGTATTGATTGACGATGCCCGTACCCCGCTGATTATCTCCGGCCCGGTTCCCAAAGGCGACGACCAGCTCTTCGAGCAGCTCCGCCCGCAAGTGGAACGTCTGGTGGAAGCGCAGAAGAAACTGGCCACGCAATATCTTGCCGACGCCAAGCGCCTGATAGCATCGAACGACAAGAAAGAACAGGAAGAAGGTTTCCTTGCCCTCTACCGCAGCCACAAGTGCTTGCCGAAGAACAAGGCATTGATTAAGTTCCTCAGCGAGCAGGGCATCAAAGCCGGTATGCTCAAGACCGAGGAGATCTACATGGAACAGAACAACAAACGCATGCACGAGGTCACCGACCCGCTGTATTTCGTGATTGATGAAAAACTGAACAGCGTAGACCTGACCGACAAAGGCGTAGACCTGATTAGCGGTAACTCCGAAGACCCCACATTCTTCGTACTCCCCGACATCACCGCCCAACTCTCCGAACTGGAGAACGAAAAGGAACTGACGGACGAAGAACGCCTTGCCAAGAAAGATGCCCTGATGACGAACTTCGCCATCAAGAGCGAGCGTGTACACACCATCAACCAGTTGCTGAAGGCCTACACCATGTTCGAGAAAGACGACGAATATGTGGTAATCGACGGACAGGTAAAAATTGTAGACGAGCAGACGGGACGTATCATGGAAGGCCGCCGCTATTCCGACGGTCTGCACCAGGCTATTGAAGCCAAAGAAGGCGTGAAAGTGGAAGCCGCCACACAGACTTTTGCAACAATTACTTTGCAGAACTACTTCCGTATGTATCACAAGCTGTCCGGTATGACCGGTACTGCCGAAACGGAAGCAGGTGAACTTTGGGACATCTACAAGCTGGACGTAGTCGTTATCCCGACAAACCGCCCCATTGCCCGCAATGACATGAATGACCGCGTTTACAAGACCAAACGCGAAAAGTATAAAGCCGTCATCGAAGAAATCGAGAAAATGGTAGAAGCCGGCCGCCCTGTGCTGGTAGGTACCACCTCCGTAGAGATCTCCGAAATGCTGAGCAAAATGCTGACCATGCGTAAGATTGAGCACAACGTTTTGAACGCAAAGCTGCACCAGAAGGAAGCCGACATCGTGGCCAAAGCCGGTTTGAGCTGCGCCGTAACCATTGCCACCAACATGGCAGGTCGTGGTACGGACATCAAGCTGAGCCCGGAAGTGAAAGCTGCGGGCGGTCTTGCCATTATCGGTACGGAACGCCACGAATCGCGTCGCGTAGACCGCCAGTTGCGTGGTCGTGCCGGACGTCAGGGTGACCCCGGTTCATCCGTATTCTTCGTATCTCTGGAAGACGACCTGATGCGTCTGTTCTCCTCCGACCGTATCGCCGGCGTAATGGACAGGCTCGGCTTCAAGGAAGGTGAGATGATTGAGCACAGCATGATCTCCAAATCCATCGAACGCGCACAGAAGAAAGTGGAAGAAAACAACTTCGGCATCCGTAAACGTTTGTTGGAATATGACGACGTGATGAACAAGCAGCGTACCGTAGTCTACACCAAACGCCGCCACGCTTTAATGGGCGAACGTATCGGCATGGATATTGTGAACATGATTTGGGACCGTTGCGCCAATGCCATCGAGGCTCCTACTTATGAAGACTGCAAAATGGACCTGCTCCAGACCCTTGCCATGGAAACTCCGTTCACTGAAGAGGAATTCCGCAACGAGAAAAAAGAGAAACTTGCCGACAAGGCCTTCGACGCCGCTATGGAGCTCTTCAAGCGCAAGACCGAACGTATGGCGCAAATCGCTTATCCGGTCATCAAGCAGGTCTACGAAAATCAGGGACATATGTACGAAAACATTCTGATACCTATCACCGACGGCAAGCGCATGTATAACATCTCCTGCAACCTGAAAGCGGCCTATGAAAGCGAATGTAAGGAAGTGGTGAAATCATTTGAGAAGTCGATCCTGCTACACGTCATCGACGAGGCATGGAAAGAAAACCTGCGCGAGCTGGACGATCTGAAACATTCCGTACAGAATGCCAGCTACGAACAGAAAGACCCGCTGCTGATTTACAAGCTGGAGTCTGTGAACCTGTTCGACACGATGGTAGACAAGATAAACAACCAGACAGTCTCCATCCTGATGCGCGGACAAATCCCGGTACAGGAACCGCAGGAGGTTCGTCAGGCCGCCCCCGAACAACGTCAGGACCTCAGCAAGTATCGCGAACAAAAGCAAGACCTGAGCGATCCCAACCAACAGGCTGCCGCCCAGCATGACACACGCGAACAGCAGAAACGTGAACCTATCCGCGCAGAAAAGACAGTGGGACGCAACGATCCCTGTCCTTGCGGAAGCGGCAAGAAGTATAAGAATTGCCATGGGAAAAATGCGTAA
- a CDS encoding alkaline phosphatase family protein — MKKGLITSILALTFGSLQAQPMPPSPKLVVTLTIDQLRTDYMEAFSSLYGERGFKRLLREGKVFRQMEYSFNVTDRASAMAALYTGTTPSMNGIIAERWFDPKTLRPKNCVDDSAFMGNYTDQNTAPTQLLTSTFADELKIATKNAALVYAIAPFRDAAVLSAGHSGNGAFWLNHTTGKWCGTTYYGEYPWWLSQYNEQQSPDFRIKEMEWNPLHPITSYTFLPEWRTIPFKYKFEIEKDNKFRRLITSPLINDEVNRVTEDLLDKSNIGKDEITDLLAVTYYAGNYNHRSTQECAMEMQDTYARLDRSIANLLDILERKVGLQNVLLCIASTGYTDPDGADIGIYRIPGGEFHLNRCATLLNMYLMATYGEGQYVEGFYNQQIYLNHKLIEEKQLSLSEVQEKSAEFLVQFSGVNKVYSAYHLLLGSWSPQIDRIRNGFHRHRSGDLIIEVLPGWTVMQKNSNDNRVVRAAAIPAPLILLGKGVKPEIIRTPVATDRIAPTLSNAMRIRAPNACTATPLTY, encoded by the coding sequence ATGAAGAAAGGACTGATAACTTCCATACTCGCACTGACATTCGGCAGCCTGCAAGCCCAGCCGATGCCACCTTCACCCAAGCTGGTGGTGACACTGACAATCGATCAACTGCGTACGGACTATATGGAAGCGTTCTCTTCGCTCTATGGGGAAAGAGGATTTAAACGGCTGCTACGGGAAGGGAAAGTATTCCGACAGATGGAATATTCATTCAACGTCACCGACCGCGCCTCAGCCATGGCCGCCCTCTATACAGGCACCACACCATCCATGAACGGCATCATAGCCGAACGCTGGTTTGATCCGAAAACCTTGCGCCCGAAAAACTGTGTGGATGATTCGGCCTTTATGGGCAACTACACCGACCAGAACACAGCCCCTACGCAACTTCTGACCTCCACCTTTGCCGATGAGCTTAAAATAGCCACTAAAAATGCCGCACTGGTCTATGCCATCGCCCCTTTCCGCGACGCTGCCGTCCTTTCAGCAGGACACAGCGGGAACGGCGCCTTCTGGCTGAACCACACAACCGGAAAATGGTGCGGAACAACTTACTACGGTGAGTATCCCTGGTGGCTGAGCCAATACAACGAACAGCAGTCACCCGACTTCCGCATCAAAGAAATGGAGTGGAATCCCCTCCACCCCATCACAAGCTATACCTTCCTGCCCGAATGGCGCACTATCCCTTTCAAGTACAAGTTTGAGATAGAGAAGGATAACAAATTCCGCCGGCTGATCACCAGCCCGCTCATCAACGACGAAGTAAACCGCGTGACAGAAGATCTGCTGGACAAAAGCAACATCGGCAAGGATGAGATAACCGACCTGCTTGCGGTGACCTATTATGCCGGCAACTACAACCACCGCAGCACACAAGAGTGTGCTATGGAAATGCAAGACACCTACGCCCGCTTAGACCGGAGCATTGCCAACCTGCTGGACATACTGGAGCGTAAAGTAGGCCTGCAAAACGTACTGCTGTGCATTGCATCCACCGGATATACCGACCCGGACGGAGCCGACATAGGCATCTACCGTATTCCCGGCGGAGAATTTCACCTGAACCGTTGCGCCACTTTGCTGAACATGTATCTAATGGCCACTTATGGCGAAGGGCAATACGTGGAAGGATTTTATAACCAACAGATATATCTCAATCATAAATTAATAGAGGAGAAGCAGTTAAGCCTTTCCGAGGTACAGGAAAAGTCAGCGGAATTTCTGGTGCAATTCAGCGGGGTGAACAAAGTATATTCCGCTTACCACCTGCTTTTGGGCTCCTGGTCACCGCAAATAGACCGCATACGCAACGGCTTCCACCGCCACCGTTCCGGCGACCTGATCATTGAAGTGCTGCCGGGCTGGACCGTCATGCAGAAAAACAGCAATGACAACCGCGTGGTGCGCGCTGCCGCCATACCTGCTCCCCTCATCCTACTCGGCAAAGGAGTAAAACCGGAAATCATCCGTACACCGGTCGCAACAGACCGCATTGCTCCCACCCTGTCAAATGCGATGCGCATCCGCGCTCCCAATGCGTGCACAGCCACACCACTCACTTACTGA
- a CDS encoding DUF4105 domain-containing protein, with amino-acid sequence MKQYLVFLLSLLTCLPCSSTATAHTERAAKASPTADSIRISLLTCASGEEIYSLFGHTAIRYENYTRGIDAVFNYGIFNFNAPNFILRFALGETDYQLGAGDYERFAAEYYYLERDVWQQELNLTPAEKKKLVALLEENYRPENRVYRYNFFYDNCATRPRDLIEKSIDGTLQYADNMTDTNTGTSFRDLLHKYSKGHPWSRFGMDLCMGSQADKPISRRLMMFVPFYVQDYFNTARIIGSDKQVRPLVLNEEKIITTGMEETGQPSEGFTPLQAALLLFILTAAATLYGIRRKKTLWGIDLVLFFAAGMAGCILTFLVLFSQHPAVSPNYLLFVFHPLHLLCLPCMLNRVRKRRRSRYMLANFLVLTLFILLWLIIPQRFPSAVLPLALCLLIRSASNLILTYDKK; translated from the coding sequence ATGAAACAGTATTTAGTCTTTTTATTATCCCTATTGACCTGCCTGCCTTGCTCCTCCACCGCCACCGCACATACGGAACGAGCAGCAAAGGCCTCCCCTACGGCGGATTCCATACGCATCAGCCTGCTGACATGCGCTTCGGGAGAGGAGATATATTCCCTTTTCGGACATACCGCCATACGATACGAGAACTACACACGCGGCATCGACGCCGTATTCAATTACGGCATATTCAATTTCAATGCACCAAACTTCATCCTCCGTTTCGCTTTAGGTGAAACGGACTACCAACTGGGAGCTGGCGATTATGAACGCTTCGCGGCGGAATATTATTATTTGGAGCGCGATGTCTGGCAGCAAGAACTGAACCTCACCCCGGCGGAAAAAAAGAAGTTGGTCGCCCTGCTTGAAGAGAACTACCGTCCCGAAAACCGGGTGTACCGCTACAACTTCTTCTACGACAACTGCGCCACACGTCCGCGCGACTTAATAGAAAAATCCATTGACGGCACACTGCAATATGCCGACAACATGACCGACACAAACACCGGAACCTCTTTCCGCGACCTATTGCACAAATACAGCAAAGGCCATCCATGGTCACGTTTCGGCATGGATTTGTGCATGGGCAGCCAAGCCGACAAGCCCATCAGCCGCAGACTGATGATGTTCGTCCCGTTCTACGTGCAGGATTACTTCAACACAGCCCGGATCATCGGCAGCGACAAGCAAGTGCGCCCCCTGGTACTGAACGAAGAGAAAATCATAACAACCGGAATGGAAGAGACGGGACAGCCGTCCGAAGGATTCACCCCGTTGCAGGCCGCCTTGTTGCTGTTTATACTGACCGCAGCCGCCACCCTCTACGGCATACGCCGAAAGAAAACGCTTTGGGGAATAGACCTCGTGCTGTTCTTTGCCGCAGGAATGGCGGGATGCATCCTGACATTCCTCGTCCTGTTCTCCCAGCACCCGGCCGTCAGCCCCAACTATCTGCTGTTTGTGTTCCATCCTCTCCACCTCCTCTGCCTGCCATGCATGCTGAACAGGGTGCGAAAAAGGAGAAGAAGCCGTTATATGCTGGCGAACTTCCTGGTTTTAACACTTTTTATATTGCTTTGGCTCATAATACCGCAAAGATTTCCGTCAGCTGTATTACCTTTGGCACTTTGTTTGCTGATACGTTCTGCGAGCAACCTAATTCTCACATACGATAAGAAATAA